One window from the genome of Micromonospora aurantiaca ATCC 27029 encodes:
- the folK gene encoding 2-amino-4-hydroxy-6-hydroxymethyldihydropteridine diphosphokinase produces the protein MTRAVLSIGSNLGDRLGHLRGAVAAFGDRVLVVSGVYETPPWGDADQPAYLNAAVMVADPAATPEDWLARARAAEAAAGRDRDPQRRYGPRTLDVDVIAVWDDAGESVLRDDPELILPHPRAHLRAFVLRPWIDIEPHGRLPGHGWLTDLLNAEPLAGDALELSPRPDLTLESDT, from the coding sequence ATGACCCGGGCCGTGCTGTCGATCGGCAGCAACCTGGGCGACCGCCTCGGCCACCTGCGCGGCGCGGTGGCCGCGTTCGGCGACCGGGTGCTCGTGGTCTCCGGCGTCTACGAGACTCCACCGTGGGGGGACGCCGACCAGCCCGCGTACCTGAACGCCGCGGTGATGGTCGCGGACCCGGCGGCGACGCCGGAGGACTGGCTGGCCCGCGCCCGGGCCGCGGAGGCGGCGGCCGGGCGCGACCGCGACCCGCAGCGACGGTACGGGCCGCGCACGCTGGACGTGGACGTGATCGCGGTCTGGGACGACGCCGGCGAGTCGGTGCTCCGCGACGACCCCGAGCTGATCCTGCCGCACCCCCGGGCCCACCTGCGCGCCTTCGTGCTGCGCCCGTGGATCGACATCGAGCCGCACGGCCGGCTGCCCGGGCACGGCTGGCTGACCGATCTGCTCAACGCCGAGCCGCTCGCCGGGGACGCCCTGGAACTGAGCCCGCGACCCGATCTGACGCTAGAGTCGGACACATGA
- the folB gene encoding dihydroneopterin aldolase, giving the protein MSDRIELTGLRAHGRHGVYDFERAQGQEFVVDAVLELDLGPAARSDEVTDTVHYGELAERLVAVITGEPVNLIETLADRLLAVCLAEPLVAAATVTVHKPEAPIPHAFRDVAVTMRRTR; this is encoded by the coding sequence ATGAGCGACCGGATCGAGCTGACCGGCCTGCGGGCGCACGGCCGCCACGGCGTCTACGACTTCGAGCGCGCCCAGGGCCAGGAGTTCGTGGTCGACGCGGTGCTCGAACTGGACCTGGGCCCGGCCGCCCGCTCGGACGAGGTGACCGACACCGTGCACTACGGCGAACTGGCCGAACGCCTGGTCGCGGTGATCACCGGCGAGCCGGTGAACCTCATCGAGACGCTCGCCGACCGGCTGCTCGCGGTCTGCCTGGCCGAGCCGCTGGTGGCCGCCGCCACGGTGACTGTGCACAAGCCGGAGGCACCGATCCCGCACGCCTTCCGGGACGTCGCCGTCACGATGAGGCGTACCCGATGA
- the folP gene encoding dihydropteroate synthase: MTDLVRAETPVVMGVLNVTPDSFSDGGRYADLDAAVAHGVRLRGEGADLIDVGGESTRPGAERVDAETETARVLPVVRELSAAGILVSIDTSRARVAEAVLAAGAYVVNDVSGGLADPDMARVVRDAGCPWVLMHWRGHSRGMRELATYTDVVAEVRDELSRRVDAALAAGVAADRIIVDPGLGFAKTAAHNWALSARLPELVDLGFPVLFGASRKSYLGRLLADPAGEPRPTAGREAATVATSVLAVAAGAWGVRVHDVRATADALAVWRATGSPRLATATGPRQATAPRTAAAMGGTRPAEAATGTSGGDR, from the coding sequence GTGACCGATCTGGTACGGGCGGAGACCCCGGTGGTGATGGGCGTCCTCAACGTCACGCCCGACTCCTTCTCCGACGGCGGCAGATACGCCGATCTGGACGCGGCAGTCGCACACGGGGTGCGACTGCGCGGGGAAGGCGCCGACCTGATCGACGTGGGTGGCGAGTCCACCCGGCCCGGCGCCGAGCGGGTCGACGCGGAGACGGAGACCGCCCGGGTGCTGCCCGTGGTCCGCGAGCTGAGCGCCGCCGGCATCCTCGTCAGCATCGACACCAGCCGCGCCCGGGTCGCCGAGGCGGTCCTCGCCGCCGGCGCGTACGTGGTCAACGACGTCTCCGGCGGCCTCGCCGACCCGGACATGGCCCGGGTGGTCCGCGACGCCGGCTGCCCCTGGGTGCTCATGCACTGGCGGGGGCACTCGCGGGGGATGCGGGAGCTGGCCACGTACACCGACGTGGTGGCCGAGGTCCGGGACGAGCTGAGCCGGCGCGTCGACGCCGCGCTCGCCGCCGGGGTGGCCGCCGACCGGATCATCGTGGACCCGGGCCTGGGCTTCGCGAAGACCGCCGCGCACAACTGGGCGCTGAGCGCCCGCCTGCCCGAGCTGGTCGACCTGGGCTTCCCGGTGCTGTTCGGGGCCAGCCGCAAGTCCTACCTCGGCCGGCTGCTCGCCGACCCGGCCGGCGAACCCCGCCCCACCGCCGGGCGGGAGGCCGCGACCGTCGCGACGAGCGTGCTCGCCGTCGCAGCCGGCGCCTGGGGGGTACGCGTGCACGACGTGCGCGCCACCGCCGACGCGCTCGCCGTCTGGCGCGCCACCGGCAGCCCCCGGCTCGCCACCGCGACCGGCCCACGGCAAGCGACAGCGCCGCGGACCGCAGCGGCCATGGGCGGTACCCGGCCGGCGGAAGCGGCCACCGGCACGAGCGGAGGCGACAGATGA